In one window of Campylobacter hepaticus DNA:
- a CDS encoding DUF7494 domain-containing protein produces the protein MRILFLVLLSFFQVFAFELVLNTGRENNQAFAVLHASNDLEFTCKQYLDQSKFYFECDIPGVLDNKLKDQNFKAFDLKFIQEAQKIKMIILPKIDVKIFDTSQNIYIDKELRSSNSHKSKKFTFLFMPGIIKAKNYDGLDFNINFPHESLPYVGALDLNSNPVIIPQSADINTYLRIKKGYDKANYNQVIIDAKNAINRYKGSIFTREFILYKLRAQNKLYTQDSSMRNQQVLENMIDDAKNWTRTFTSDRNFPEILHIMLRTYIALAQRTDVEYIMSILDNEQPNSYFAQLSRLDYADYMYNLNEEDEAVKIYENTYFNTKNLDLAARSAMSLAKNLLLNGQINKALEYAHIVLKANPEYFGKDILRSLELAKLFSQKGQFDISADIYEKSFVKMSKLDPKYEEALKDLALTLSRTSRSKEAKKYLDLYMDDYLDGQYLDEVKKTSDEVFFALKDNNASFLHERYAQLMKEYEDEDKNIANKALDEDVALYYKEGNFSAVLAYKDLIESNKLAKASKFLEQAALNDLKNAIKANDCIKATNIFIRFSAYDIGQKIENKKQMLACFVRTSNIEQALNYIDKNYNEDFIFYGLKKASILFDNKEYDKVFKISKEISDSRVLKSDEENFKAYYLQFLSLLRLDEYNQAMKVLQILESFSMNFNMVEIYDTLLSYAKDHNMQTTILTYAPKAINYQNFKGINLFSPNLEFMYLDALMKINKNEESLAVLTDLLKLKLSDENRARALYTLALVYEKMQNMQAQKEALKQCLEVKNPSNWKNLCQGKNQIINQ, from the coding sequence ATGAGAATATTATTTTTAGTTTTATTAAGTTTTTTTCAAGTTTTTGCTTTTGAACTTGTTTTAAACACAGGTCGTGAAAATAATCAAGCTTTTGCAGTTTTGCATGCAAGTAATGATTTAGAATTTACTTGTAAGCAATATCTTGATCAATCAAAATTTTATTTTGAATGTGATATTCCAGGTGTGCTTGATAATAAACTAAAAGATCAAAATTTTAAGGCTTTTGATTTAAAATTTATTCAAGAGGCGCAAAAAATTAAAATGATTATCTTACCCAAAATAGATGTAAAAATATTTGATACTTCGCAAAATATTTATATAGATAAAGAACTTCGATCATCTAATTCACATAAGAGTAAAAAATTTACCTTTCTTTTTATGCCAGGAATAATAAAAGCTAAAAATTATGATGGACTTGATTTTAATATTAATTTTCCTCACGAAAGTTTACCTTATGTAGGAGCATTAGATTTAAATTCCAATCCTGTAATTATTCCTCAAAGTGCAGATATTAATACTTATTTGCGCATTAAAAAAGGATATGATAAAGCCAATTATAATCAAGTAATTATTGATGCAAAAAATGCTATTAATAGATATAAAGGTAGTATTTTTACTAGAGAGTTTATACTTTATAAATTAAGAGCGCAAAATAAACTTTATACTCAAGATTCAAGTATGCGCAATCAGCAAGTTTTAGAAAATATGATTGATGATGCTAAAAATTGGACTCGTACTTTCACGAGTGATAGAAATTTTCCAGAAATTTTACATATTATGCTAAGAACTTATATAGCTTTAGCACAACGTACAGATGTTGAATATATTATGTCAATTTTAGATAATGAGCAACCAAATAGTTATTTTGCACAATTGTCAAGACTTGATTATGCAGATTATATGTATAATTTAAATGAGGAAGATGAAGCTGTAAAAATTTATGAAAACACTTATTTTAATACAAAAAATTTAGATTTAGCAGCAAGATCAGCCATGAGTTTAGCAAAAAATTTACTTTTAAATGGACAAATAAATAAGGCTTTAGAATATGCTCATATTGTTTTAAAAGCTAATCCTGAATATTTTGGAAAAGATATTTTAAGATCTTTAGAACTTGCTAAATTATTTAGTCAAAAAGGACAATTTGATATTAGTGCAGATATTTATGAAAAGAGTTTTGTTAAAATGTCTAAACTTGATCCTAAATATGAAGAAGCTTTAAAAGATCTGGCTTTAACTTTATCGCGCACTTCAAGATCTAAGGAAGCTAAAAAATATCTTGATTTATATATGGATGATTATTTAGATGGTCAATATTTAGACGAGGTAAAGAAAACAAGTGATGAGGTCTTTTTTGCTTTAAAGGATAATAATGCAAGTTTTTTACATGAGCGTTATGCGCAATTAATGAAAGAATATGAAGATGAAGATAAAAATATTGCTAATAAAGCTTTAGATGAGGATGTTGCTTTATATTATAAAGAAGGAAATTTTAGTGCTGTTTTAGCTTATAAAGACTTAATAGAAAGCAATAAGCTTGCAAAGGCTAGCAAATTTTTAGAACAAGCAGCACTTAATGATTTAAAAAATGCAATAAAGGCTAATGATTGTATAAAAGCAACAAATATTTTTATACGTTTTAGTGCATATGATATAGGTCAAAAAATAGAAAATAAAAAGCAAATGTTAGCTTGTTTTGTTAGAACTTCTAATATAGAACAAGCTCTTAATTATATTGATAAAAATTATAATGAGGATTTTATATTTTATGGTCTTAAAAAAGCTTCTATACTTTTTGATAATAAAGAATATGATAAAGTGTTTAAAATATCTAAAGAAATAAGCGATTCTAGGGTTTTGAAAAGTGATGAAGAAAATTTTAAGGCTTATTATTTACAATTTTTATCTTTATTGCGTTTAGATGAATATAATCAAGCTATGAAAGTTTTACAAATTTTAGAAAGTTTTTCAATGAATTTTAATATGGTAGAAATTTATGACACTTTACTTTCTTATGCAAAAGATCATAATATGCAAACAACAATTTTAACTTATGCCCCAAAAGCTATTAATTATCAAAATTTTAAAGGTATAAATCTTTTTAGTCCTAATTTAGAATTTATGTACCTTGATGCTTTAATGAAAATAAATAAAAATGAAGAAAGCTTAGCTGTTTTAACAGATTTGCTTAAATTAAAACTTTCAGATGAAAATAGGGCTAGAGCGTTATATACTTTAGCTTTAGTGTATGAGAAAATGCAAAATATGCAAGCTCAAAAAGAAGCTTTAAAGCAATGTCTTGAGGTTAAAAATCCTTCAAACTGGAAAAATTTGTGTCAGGGTAAAAATCAAATCATAAATCAATAA
- a CDS encoding methyl-accepting chemotaxis protein encodes MQLSIRKKILMLGGICFISMLATFAIFYYNNLQGSKKITQTTRFLINKEIDNKLELLTKSMAITLGDLIKNIHDEKEKRNIIATAIENFRFEDDKSGYFSVYKKTLCVAHAVRKDIVGSDLGNAKDSNGIFYVQELYKKALNKGGFVSYKFTKPQNDGSTVIADKTSYSYLIPYTNDMWVTTGMYKDTLQSYIDKNLSELLSFFSESFFTTIIFSILFILIIIPFVYMFYKNLITGVKGIHANINSFFDFINHKTKNVSTIEVKSKDEFGQISSAINENILQTKKGLEQDNQAVKESVQTVSIVEGGNLTARITANPRNPQLIELKNVLNKLLDVLQARVGSDMNIIHRIFEEYKSLDFRNKINNASGSVELTTNALCDEIVKMLKQSSDFANALANESGKLQTAVQSLTSSSNSQAQSLEETAAALEEITSSMQNVSVKTSDVITQSEEIKNVTGIIGDIADQINLLALNAAIEAARAGEHGRGFAVVADEVRKLAERTQKSLSEIEANTNLLVQSINDMAESIKEQTSGITQINESVAQIDQTTKDNVEIANESAIISNTVSDIANNILEDVKKKRF; translated from the coding sequence ATGCAATTATCAATACGTAAAAAAATACTTATGCTAGGAGGAATTTGCTTTATTTCAATGTTGGCAACCTTTGCAATTTTTTATTATAATAATTTACAAGGAAGTAAAAAAATAACTCAAACAACTCGCTTTTTAATCAATAAAGAAATAGACAATAAACTTGAACTTTTAACCAAATCTATGGCAATCACTTTAGGAGATTTAATTAAAAATATCCATGATGAAAAAGAAAAAAGAAATATCATAGCTACTGCAATTGAAAATTTTAGATTTGAAGATGATAAAAGTGGATATTTTTCTGTTTACAAAAAAACACTATGTGTAGCACATGCTGTAAGAAAAGACATAGTAGGTTCAGATTTAGGCAATGCTAAAGACAGTAATGGAATTTTTTACGTGCAAGAACTATACAAAAAAGCTTTAAATAAAGGAGGTTTTGTTTCTTATAAATTTACCAAACCTCAAAATGATGGTTCTACGGTAATAGCTGATAAAACATCATATAGCTACTTAATACCTTACACTAATGATATGTGGGTAACAACAGGTATGTATAAAGATACCTTACAATCTTATATTGATAAAAATTTAAGTGAATTATTATCATTTTTTTCAGAAAGCTTTTTTACAACAATCATATTTTCTATATTATTTATATTAATCATAATACCTTTTGTTTATATGTTTTATAAAAATCTTATCACAGGAGTTAAAGGAATACATGCTAATATTAACTCCTTCTTTGACTTTATCAACCATAAAACAAAAAATGTTTCTACTATAGAAGTGAAAAGTAAGGATGAATTTGGTCAAATTTCAAGTGCTATTAATGAAAATATCTTACAAACTAAAAAAGGTTTAGAACAAGATAATCAAGCAGTTAAAGAATCAGTACAAACAGTATCTATAGTAGAAGGAGGTAATCTTACAGCAAGAATTACTGCTAATCCAAGAAATCCTCAACTCATAGAACTTAAAAATGTTCTTAATAAACTCCTTGATGTTTTACAAGCTAGAGTGGGTTCTGATATGAATATTATTCATAGAATTTTTGAAGAATACAAATCTTTAGACTTTAGAAATAAAATTAATAATGCTTCAGGAAGTGTAGAATTAACTACTAATGCCTTATGCGATGAAATAGTAAAAATGCTAAAACAAAGTTCAGATTTTGCTAATGCTTTAGCTAATGAAAGTGGTAAACTTCAAACTGCTGTTCAAAGTTTAACTAGTTCTTCTAATTCTCAAGCTCAATCCTTAGAAGAAACAGCAGCAGCTTTAGAAGAAATTACCTCATCTATGCAAAATGTTTCTGTTAAAACTAGTGATGTTATTACCCAATCTGAAGAAATTAAAAATGTTACAGGTATTATTGGAGATATTGCAGATCAAATCAATCTTTTAGCATTAAATGCAGCTATTGAGGCAGCACGTGCGGGTGAACATGGTAGAGGATTTGCTGTTGTGGCTGATGAAGTAAGAAAATTAGCAGAAAGAACTCAAAAGTCTTTATCTGAAATTGAAGCTAATACTAATTTATTAGTCCAATCTATTAATGATATGGCAGAATCTATTAAAGAACAAACTTCAGGTATTACTCAAATTAATGAAAGTGTAGCTCAAATTGATCAAACCACTAAAGATAATGTTGAAATAGCTAATGAATCAGCTATCATTTCTAATACAGTAAGTGATATTGCTAATAATATCTTAGAAGATGTAAAGAAAAAAAGATTCTAA
- a CDS encoding cytochrome c3 family protein, giving the protein MKNIIVLLFMTIGLWAKNTVYSDLVVALYLNKEDTKIIGKLLPTNPFEILKDDNDKVLIKIEGYVNPKAPWVIYFNDSQRIIMAAFSKNTQLNFSQKITGKKDQWDKVSLQIWADKTEVTPNNQAMLNRAKDLFVNNCGICHALHKEKEFTVNAWPAIFKSMVDRTGIEKKDTWLVIQYLQKNAKDFKAN; this is encoded by the coding sequence ATGAAAAATATTATTGTTTTATTGTTCATGACAATAGGTCTATGGGCAAAAAATACTGTTTATTCTGATTTAGTTGTAGCACTTTATCTTAATAAAGAAGATACTAAAATTATAGGTAAACTTTTACCCACCAATCCTTTTGAAATACTCAAAGATGACAATGATAAAGTTTTGATAAAAATTGAAGGCTATGTTAACCCAAAAGCACCCTGGGTGATTTATTTTAATGATTCTCAAAGAATTATCATGGCAGCATTTTCCAAAAATACTCAATTAAATTTTTCTCAAAAAATTACAGGAAAAAAAGATCAATGGGATAAAGTCAGTCTTCAAATTTGGGCTGATAAAACAGAAGTTACTCCAAACAATCAAGCAATGTTAAATCGTGCTAAAGATCTCTTTGTTAATAATTGTGGAATTTGCCATGCCCTTCACAAAGAAAAAGAATTTACCGTAAATGCTTGGCCTGCGATTTTTAAATCTATGGTTGATAGAACAGGGATTGAAAAAAAAGATACATGGCTTGTTATACAATATTTGCAAAAAAATGCAAAAGATTTTAAAGCAAATTAA
- a CDS encoding DUF2393 family protein yields the protein MHFTIFHIITLIILLCCFALVCLLIFLKIKQKETALIFYTIATVFTALLIYSIFLTINQFTTQAHLSKLSYTRDLRHESVIISGKVQNLTQFSIKKCYLILSIVDQRQVGGEIFNDKNIRNAKMQNTSVSYTIEIIDKLPGNTYKEFKANVPFPPSFNNAEFYHTLKCI from the coding sequence ATGCATTTTACAATCTTTCATATAATAACTTTGATTATTTTACTTTGTTGCTTTGCTTTGGTTTGTCTTTTAATTTTTCTTAAAATCAAACAAAAAGAAACAGCGTTAATTTTTTATACCATAGCAACTGTTTTTACTGCACTTTTAATATATTCTATTTTTTTAACCATCAATCAATTTACCACTCAAGCTCATCTTAGTAAATTAAGTTACACAAGAGACTTAAGACATGAAAGTGTTATTATTAGTGGAAAAGTTCAAAATCTCACCCAATTTAGCATCAAAAAATGCTATTTAATTCTTAGCATAGTAGATCAAAGACAAGTGGGTGGAGAAATCTTTAATGATAAAAATATTCGCAACGCCAAAATGCAAAATACTAGTGTTTCTTATACTATAGAAATTATTGACAAACTCCCAGGCAACACCTATAAAGAATTTAAAGCCAATGTTCCTTTCCCGCCAAGTTTCAACAATGCTGAATTTTATCATACTCTTAAATGTATTTAA